The Sinomicrobium kalidii genome contains a region encoding:
- a CDS encoding NADP-dependent malic enzyme — translation MTKKNNKLRREALVYHAKPQPGKIKVVPTKRYTTQRDLALAYSPGVAEPCLEIEKDVRNAYKYTSKGNLVAVISNGTAVLGLGDIGPEAAKPVMEGKGLLFKIFADIDVFDIEVDTKDVDKFIETVKNIAPTFGGINLEDIKAPEAFEIERRLKEELDIPVMHDDQHGTAIISAAALLNALEIAEKRIEDIKIVVSGAGAAAVSCTKLYKAFGAKAENIVMLDSKGVIRKDRENLSGEKLEFATERKIDTLEEALKDADVFIGLSIADIVSPGMLLSMADNPIVFAMANPNPEIAYDLAVATRKDIIMATGRSDHPNQVNNVLGFPFIFRGALDVRATKINEEMKKAAVLALAELAKETVPEQVNIAYGETKLNFGREYIIPKPFDPRLIAKVPPAVAKAAMESGAATASIDDWEKYEDELMQRLGNDNKIVRLLQNRAKTNPKRIVFAEADQLDVLKAAQIVHEEGIGHPILLGREDIIRELKKEIEFESDIPIIDPKTDEHNEKKDHYARRYWESRRRSGITLYEAEKKMRERNFFAAMMVNEGDADALVTGYSRSYPSVVKPMLELIGKAKGTTKVAAMNLMITERGPMFLSDTSINIDPTGRELAKIAQMTAHTVKMFGFEPVIAMLSYSNFGSSPFPEASKVRDAVTYLHKYHPDIIVDGELQSDFALNRDMLQDKFPFSKLAGKKVNTMIFPNLDSANITYKLMKELNKADSIGPILLGMRKPVHILQLGASVEEIVNIAAVAVVDAQEKEKKEKAAKEEN, via the coding sequence ATGACTAAAAAGAACAACAAACTAAGAAGAGAGGCATTGGTTTATCATGCCAAGCCCCAGCCCGGAAAAATAAAAGTAGTCCCCACAAAGCGCTATACTACCCAGAGAGACCTGGCGCTTGCGTATTCTCCCGGTGTGGCCGAACCTTGTCTGGAAATTGAAAAGGATGTTCGCAATGCCTATAAATATACCTCCAAGGGAAACCTGGTGGCTGTAATATCCAACGGGACCGCTGTTCTGGGACTGGGTGATATAGGCCCCGAAGCGGCAAAACCGGTGATGGAAGGGAAAGGATTGCTGTTCAAGATATTTGCCGATATTGATGTGTTCGATATTGAGGTGGATACCAAGGATGTGGACAAATTCATCGAAACCGTAAAAAATATAGCCCCTACTTTTGGGGGGATCAACCTGGAAGATATCAAGGCGCCCGAAGCATTTGAAATAGAAAGAAGGCTCAAGGAAGAACTGGATATCCCCGTAATGCACGACGATCAGCACGGTACGGCCATTATATCGGCTGCTGCGCTGCTCAATGCCTTGGAAATTGCGGAAAAGAGGATAGAAGATATCAAAATTGTGGTGAGCGGCGCAGGTGCGGCTGCGGTTTCTTGTACCAAATTATACAAGGCTTTCGGGGCAAAGGCGGAGAATATCGTTATGCTCGACAGTAAGGGGGTAATAAGGAAAGACCGGGAAAACCTTTCCGGTGAGAAACTGGAATTCGCTACGGAACGGAAAATAGATACCCTGGAAGAAGCGCTGAAAGATGCCGATGTGTTTATAGGCCTGTCTATTGCCGATATAGTCAGCCCCGGGATGCTGTTGTCCATGGCCGATAACCCCATAGTTTTTGCAATGGCCAACCCCAATCCCGAAATCGCTTATGATCTGGCGGTTGCCACAAGAAAAGACATCATCATGGCCACCGGCCGTTCGGATCACCCTAACCAGGTGAACAATGTACTGGGGTTCCCGTTCATCTTCCGCGGTGCATTGGATGTCAGGGCCACAAAGATCAACGAGGAAATGAAAAAGGCGGCTGTATTGGCTCTTGCTGAACTCGCCAAGGAAACAGTGCCGGAGCAGGTGAATATAGCCTATGGCGAAACCAAGCTTAATTTTGGCAGGGAATACATTATCCCCAAACCGTTTGACCCGAGGCTTATTGCCAAGGTCCCTCCGGCCGTAGCCAAAGCGGCCATGGAAAGCGGAGCGGCCACAGCATCTATCGACGACTGGGAGAAATATGAAGACGAGCTCATGCAAAGGCTGGGCAATGATAACAAGATTGTACGGCTGTTGCAGAACCGGGCGAAGACCAATCCCAAACGGATCGTTTTTGCCGAAGCCGATCAGCTGGACGTGCTGAAAGCCGCGCAGATTGTTCACGAAGAAGGTATAGGGCATCCCATCCTCCTGGGCCGGGAAGATATTATCAGGGAACTCAAGAAAGAAATAGAATTCGAGTCCGATATTCCCATTATAGACCCCAAGACCGACGAGCATAACGAAAAAAAGGACCATTATGCCAGACGCTATTGGGAAAGCAGACGACGAAGCGGGATTACGCTCTACGAGGCGGAAAAGAAAATGAGAGAACGCAACTTTTTTGCCGCAATGATGGTCAATGAAGGTGATGCCGATGCCCTGGTTACCGGTTATTCCAGGAGCTACCCCTCTGTGGTAAAACCCATGCTGGAACTTATAGGGAAGGCCAAAGGAACTACCAAAGTGGCTGCCATGAACCTTATGATCACCGAACGCGGCCCCATGTTCCTGTCAGATACGTCCATCAATATAGACCCTACAGGACGGGAACTGGCCAAAATAGCACAAATGACGGCCCATACCGTAAAAATGTTCGGCTTTGAACCGGTCATTGCCATGCTTTCCTACAGTAATTTCGGTTCCTCACCCTTTCCGGAGGCCTCTAAGGTCCGGGATGCTGTAACCTATCTGCACAAATATCACCCCGACATCATTGTAGACGGGGAACTACAATCGGACTTTGCACTGAACCGGGATATGCTCCAGGACAAGTTCCCTTTCTCCAAGCTGGCCGGTAAAAAGGTAAATACCATGATATTCCCCAATCTCGATTCGGCCAATATCACCTATAAACTTATGAAAGAACTCAATAAGGCCGATTCCATAGGGCCGATCCTGCTGGGTATGCGAAAACCGGTACATATCCTTCAACTCGGAGCAAGTGTGGAGGAAATTGTCAATATCGCTGCCGTTGCTGTTGTAGATGCTCAGGAAAAAGAAAAAAAAGAGAAAGCAGCCAAGGAAGAAAACTGA
- a CDS encoding bifunctional alpha,alpha-trehalose-phosphate synthase (UDP-forming)/trehalose-phosphatase — protein sequence MNKTIIVSNRLPLQITLNNNNLTINPSVGGLATGMKSVHEGGESLWIGWSGLKEEDLDDELSEKVDSAIAKENCAAVSLTGSDLDNFYYGFSNNTLWPLFHYFMEYTTFEGKHWESYKEVNRKFADTVLQHTNDGDTIWVHDYQLLLLPELIKKERPNTSIGFFLHIPFPSYEVFRTLPWREALLNGMLGADLLGFHTYDYERHFLSSVRRILRLDINFNEISHQGRTLRVDSFPMGIDYHKFCNAAIAHNKQSPEQKSDLQKRLDAHLQSAPDAKMILSIDRLDYTKGIPNRLRAFEYFLDKYPEFKEKVRFILLAVPSRSNVPQYQLLKKETDELVGRINGKFATVNWTPIWYFYRSMPFENLIDLYTSCEVALITPIRDGMNLVAKEYVATRVNNDGILVLSEMAGAAKEMNEALLINPNNFEQIADTLKRALEMPEEEQVERNSFLQQRLERYSVEKWAKEFMKALQATKQLHNVIVSKKITPEIEKRLYDSYKNARKRLILLDYDGTLVNFTNKPKDAKPDPALYRLLDSLKNQENTDLVIISGRDKETFTEWFGDKGYTLIVEHGVWLKSGNKAWYALEKLKKDWMKNLKPVIETFVDRTPGTFIEEKNFSLAWHFRKADPELAQNRATELKTVLTSLISNHELSVLEGNKVIEIKSSNVNKGRAASRLLAEKDYDFIFAIGDDWTDEYMFKELPEEAYTVKVGLKKTSARYYVESTENVRELLKGFLNEAGD from the coding sequence ATGAATAAAACCATTATCGTCTCTAACAGGCTACCATTACAAATTACCTTAAATAACAACAACCTGACCATTAACCCGAGTGTGGGCGGACTGGCCACGGGAATGAAATCTGTTCACGAAGGCGGCGAAAGCCTCTGGATAGGATGGTCCGGACTAAAAGAAGAAGACCTGGACGACGAACTCTCGGAAAAAGTAGACTCGGCCATTGCTAAGGAGAACTGTGCGGCAGTATCCCTGACGGGTAGTGATCTCGATAATTTTTATTACGGCTTCAGCAACAATACGCTATGGCCCTTGTTCCATTACTTTATGGAATACACCACCTTTGAAGGGAAACACTGGGAATCCTACAAGGAAGTCAACCGGAAATTCGCCGATACGGTGTTGCAGCATACGAATGACGGTGACACCATCTGGGTACACGACTACCAGTTGCTGTTGCTTCCCGAACTCATCAAAAAGGAACGCCCCAATACTTCCATCGGTTTCTTTCTCCATATCCCTTTTCCCTCTTATGAAGTGTTCCGTACACTCCCCTGGAGGGAAGCGCTCTTGAACGGTATGCTCGGGGCCGACCTCCTCGGTTTCCATACTTATGACTACGAAAGGCATTTTTTGAGTTCGGTACGCAGAATACTCCGGCTGGACATCAATTTCAACGAAATTTCCCACCAGGGCAGAACCCTTCGGGTTGATTCCTTTCCCATGGGTATTGATTATCACAAATTCTGCAATGCTGCAATAGCACATAACAAACAATCACCGGAACAGAAATCCGACCTGCAAAAAAGGCTGGATGCCCACCTGCAATCTGCTCCCGATGCCAAGATGATCCTGTCTATAGACCGGCTCGACTATACCAAGGGAATTCCCAACCGCCTCCGGGCTTTTGAATATTTCCTGGACAAATACCCGGAATTCAAGGAAAAAGTCCGCTTTATATTACTGGCCGTACCTTCGCGGTCCAATGTACCGCAATACCAGTTGCTGAAAAAGGAAACCGACGAACTCGTAGGCCGTATCAACGGAAAATTTGCCACGGTTAACTGGACCCCGATCTGGTATTTTTACCGCTCCATGCCTTTTGAAAACCTCATCGACCTGTATACCTCCTGTGAAGTGGCCCTGATCACTCCTATCCGGGACGGGATGAATCTCGTAGCCAAGGAGTATGTGGCCACCCGTGTGAACAACGACGGTATCCTGGTCTTAAGTGAAATGGCCGGTGCCGCAAAGGAGATGAACGAGGCATTGCTGATCAATCCCAACAACTTTGAACAGATTGCAGATACCTTAAAAAGGGCCCTGGAAATGCCGGAAGAAGAACAGGTAGAACGAAACAGCTTCTTGCAACAGCGCCTGGAACGGTACAGCGTTGAAAAATGGGCCAAAGAATTTATGAAAGCCCTTCAGGCCACCAAACAACTGCACAATGTTATCGTCTCTAAAAAAATAACTCCGGAAATAGAGAAGCGGTTATACGATTCCTATAAAAACGCCCGGAAAAGATTAATCCTTCTGGACTATGACGGCACTCTTGTCAACTTTACCAACAAGCCCAAAGACGCCAAACCGGACCCTGCATTATACCGCCTGCTGGACAGCCTGAAGAACCAGGAAAACACAGACCTCGTGATCATCAGTGGCCGGGACAAGGAAACCTTCACCGAATGGTTCGGCGACAAGGGATATACCCTGATTGTAGAGCACGGCGTCTGGTTAAAATCAGGAAACAAGGCCTGGTATGCACTGGAGAAGCTGAAAAAAGACTGGATGAAAAACCTGAAACCCGTTATTGAGACTTTTGTAGACCGCACCCCCGGAACCTTTATCGAAGAGAAAAACTTTTCACTGGCCTGGCATTTCCGGAAGGCCGACCCCGAACTTGCCCAGAACCGGGCCACGGAACTGAAAACCGTACTTACCAGTCTTATATCCAATCACGAACTGAGCGTACTGGAGGGCAACAAGGTAATAGAAATAAAAAGCAGCAATGTTAACAAGGGGCGGGCAGCATCACGGTTACTCGCGGAAAAGGATTATGACTTTATTTTTGCCATCGGCGATGACTGGACCGACGAATACATGTTCAAGGAACTCCCCGAAGAGGCCTATACCGTTAAAGTAGGCCTGAAAAAGACGAGTGCCCGGTATTATGTGGAAAGTACGGAGAATGTACGCGAATTGCTAAAAGGGTTTTTAAACGAAGCGGGGGACTAA
- a CDS encoding glycoside hydrolase family 15 protein: protein MDNLDYGIIGNCKSAALISKTGSLDWCCLPEFDSSSVFAKLLDDEIGGSFEFLVPDNYTITQNYIPNTNILMTRFSEGENVFEVYDFMPRYKLEDSGHYAPPDIIRYIQHVSGRPVFRVKYDPRLEYAIADTSTKIKPEYIVSVTQEGKYDSLYLYSSMDKKKVLDGEEIKLKRDEFFLLSYNEKIFRQNTQQAYLDLQRTKVYWLNWSDRTPSYKKYNKEIVRSALTLKMLSHNRTGAVLAAATTSLPETIGEVRNWDYRFCWIRDASMVIKVVSTLGHVHVAKRYLQFIIDIIPDKDEKLQIMYGINKEKILEEKTLDHLKGYAGSKPVRIGNAAYEQRQNDIYGILMDVIHQQIVKFETSLDNCEELWTITKGIVWVVREHWKEPDKGIWEFRTEQRHFTFSKVLCWVAIDRAIKVAHILGKANHVTKWIDLEREIREDILEKAWSEKVQAFTQAYGSEDLDASVLLMEPYGFVEAGDPKYIMTVKAIEKELCHEGLLYRYKNKDDFGLPTSSFTICTFWFINSLYKIGEHKKAIKMFRKLLSYSNHLGLFSEDIDFKTKRLLGNFPQAYSHLALIETAINLSNVITEEEEIKVAVH from the coding sequence ATGGATAATCTCGATTACGGAATCATAGGAAATTGTAAGAGTGCGGCGTTAATCTCAAAAACAGGTTCACTGGATTGGTGTTGCCTGCCCGAATTCGATTCTTCTTCGGTCTTTGCCAAATTGCTGGACGATGAGATCGGGGGGAGTTTTGAATTTTTGGTGCCGGACAATTACACTATTACACAGAACTATATTCCCAATACCAATATCCTGATGACAAGATTCTCGGAAGGAGAAAATGTATTTGAGGTATATGATTTTATGCCGAGGTATAAACTGGAGGATAGCGGACACTATGCCCCTCCCGATATTATACGTTATATACAGCACGTATCCGGCCGGCCGGTGTTCCGGGTAAAATACGATCCCAGACTGGAATATGCCATTGCCGATACCTCCACCAAAATAAAACCGGAATACATTGTAAGCGTTACCCAGGAGGGAAAATACGATTCCCTTTACCTGTACAGCAGCATGGACAAGAAAAAAGTGCTCGACGGGGAGGAAATCAAACTGAAACGGGATGAGTTTTTCCTGCTCAGTTATAACGAAAAAATATTCCGGCAAAACACACAGCAGGCTTATCTGGACCTCCAGCGTACCAAGGTGTACTGGCTGAACTGGTCGGACCGGACACCTTCTTACAAAAAATATAACAAGGAGATCGTAAGGAGTGCACTGACCCTGAAAATGCTGAGTCATAACAGGACGGGGGCCGTGCTGGCCGCCGCAACCACTTCGCTCCCCGAGACCATCGGGGAGGTGAGGAACTGGGACTACCGCTTTTGCTGGATACGGGACGCTTCCATGGTGATAAAGGTTGTGTCCACTCTCGGGCATGTCCATGTGGCCAAAAGGTACCTGCAGTTCATTATAGATATCATACCGGACAAGGATGAAAAGCTACAGATCATGTATGGTATCAATAAAGAAAAAATACTGGAAGAAAAAACACTCGACCATCTGAAAGGCTATGCCGGCTCCAAGCCTGTGAGGATAGGGAATGCTGCATATGAACAGCGACAGAACGATATTTACGGTATATTGATGGATGTGATTCACCAGCAGATTGTAAAGTTCGAGACCTCGCTGGATAATTGCGAAGAACTCTGGACCATTACCAAGGGGATCGTATGGGTGGTACGGGAACACTGGAAGGAGCCCGATAAGGGAATTTGGGAATTCCGTACGGAGCAACGCCATTTTACCTTTTCCAAGGTGCTTTGCTGGGTGGCCATAGACAGGGCCATAAAAGTAGCCCACATCCTCGGGAAGGCCAACCACGTTACCAAATGGATAGACCTGGAACGTGAGATCAGGGAAGATATTCTGGAAAAAGCGTGGAGCGAAAAGGTGCAGGCATTTACCCAGGCATACGGCAGCGAAGACCTCGACGCCTCCGTGTTGTTGATGGAGCCCTATGGTTTTGTCGAAGCCGGTGATCCCAAATACATTATGACGGTCAAAGCCATTGAAAAAGAACTTTGCCACGAAGGACTGCTGTACCGCTATAAGAACAAGGACGATTTCGGACTGCCGACTTCCTCGTTTACCATTTGTACGTTCTGGTTTATCAACAGCCTGTATAAAATAGGGGAACATAAAAAGGCGATAAAAATGTTCAGGAAACTGCTCTCTTACAGCAATCACCTCGGGCTGTTCAGTGAAGATATCGACTTTAAGACAAAACGGTTGCTCGGGAATTTCCCGCAGGCCTATTCACACCTGGCACTGATAGAAACGGCCATTAACCTTTCCAACGTGATCACGGAAGAAGAAGAAATAAAAGTTGCCGTACACTGA
- a CDS encoding beta-N-acetylhexosaminidase produces MRIFRQTTRFCILTAVIFLYTACKQEKKNVKKVGIIPHPVSVEFQNDVFVLDEDTKISYPESFASVATFFSDYINNGAAIKMEKADGDSRNTVVFKKVDSIAKAEAYKLSVTPKKIIISSSSPKGAFYAMQSLRQLMPVGLEKGNYLENGEKEIAIPTVEVYDEPRFAYRGQMLDVGRHFFPVEFIKKYIDLMAMFKFNTFHWHLTEDQGWRIEIKKYPRLTEVAAYRDSTVIGHYRDKPRKWDTTRYGGFYTQEEVKEVVKYAQDRFITVIPEIEMPGHSEAALAAYPELGCTGGPYQVQGIWGIHKNIYCTKEETFEFLEGVLDEVVELFPSKYIHIGGDEAPKDNWEQCDVCQALIRSEGLADEHELQSYFIQRMEKYLNSKGKQIIGWDEILEGGLAPNATVMSWRGTEGAVEAAKQHHDVILTPTSHCYLDYYQYREDKEKKDPLAIGGYLPLEKVYSFEPVPEELTAEEAKYVLGSQVNVWTEYMKTPEKVEYMAYPRAIAMAEVAWSTKKNKNYDNFLYRLEPVIKRLDALGVKHGDKVEEAEDVAAAEE; encoded by the coding sequence ATGCGTATTTTTAGACAAACGACCCGGTTTTGTATACTAACGGCAGTGATCTTTCTCTATACGGCATGTAAACAAGAGAAGAAAAATGTCAAAAAAGTAGGAATAATCCCTCATCCTGTTTCGGTGGAATTCCAGAATGATGTCTTTGTTCTGGACGAAGACACCAAAATTTCATACCCGGAATCTTTTGCATCCGTAGCCACCTTTTTTTCCGATTATATCAATAACGGGGCGGCCATAAAAATGGAAAAGGCCGATGGAGATTCCAGGAATACTGTTGTCTTTAAGAAAGTTGACAGTATAGCTAAAGCGGAGGCCTACAAACTCAGTGTCACACCCAAAAAAATAATCATCTCATCATCTTCTCCCAAAGGTGCTTTCTATGCGATGCAAAGCTTGCGTCAGCTTATGCCCGTGGGCCTGGAAAAAGGGAATTACCTGGAAAATGGTGAAAAGGAGATTGCCATTCCCACTGTTGAGGTATATGATGAGCCCCGTTTTGCTTACCGCGGACAAATGCTCGACGTAGGGAGGCATTTTTTTCCGGTGGAATTTATCAAGAAATACATCGACCTGATGGCCATGTTCAAGTTCAATACCTTCCACTGGCACCTTACCGAAGACCAGGGCTGGCGTATTGAAATAAAAAAATATCCCAGACTTACCGAAGTGGCCGCTTATCGCGATAGTACGGTAATTGGTCACTACCGGGACAAACCCCGGAAATGGGATACCACCCGCTACGGCGGATTTTATACGCAGGAAGAGGTAAAGGAAGTAGTGAAATATGCACAGGACCGTTTTATTACCGTTATCCCCGAAATAGAAATGCCCGGTCATTCCGAAGCGGCACTGGCGGCATACCCGGAACTGGGCTGTACCGGAGGGCCTTACCAGGTACAGGGCATTTGGGGAATACATAAAAACATTTACTGCACGAAGGAAGAAACATTCGAATTCCTTGAAGGCGTGCTCGATGAGGTGGTCGAACTCTTCCCCAGTAAATATATCCATATCGGTGGTGATGAGGCCCCGAAAGACAACTGGGAGCAATGTGACGTGTGCCAGGCACTCATAAGAAGCGAAGGACTTGCTGACGAGCACGAACTGCAAAGTTATTTTATACAGCGTATGGAAAAATACCTGAACAGTAAGGGAAAACAGATCATAGGCTGGGATGAAATACTCGAAGGCGGATTGGCGCCGAACGCTACCGTAATGTCCTGGAGAGGTACGGAAGGCGCCGTAGAGGCGGCAAAACAACATCACGATGTCATATTGACGCCTACTTCCCACTGCTACCTCGATTATTACCAGTACAGGGAAGACAAGGAAAAGAAAGATCCCCTGGCCATAGGAGGGTACCTGCCGCTGGAAAAAGTGTACAGCTTTGAACCCGTACCCGAGGAATTGACCGCGGAGGAGGCGAAATATGTATTGGGAAGCCAGGTAAACGTATGGACCGAATACATGAAAACTCCTGAAAAGGTGGAGTATATGGCGTATCCGAGAGCAATAGCCATGGCCGAAGTGGCCTGGAGCACCAAAAAGAACAAGAATTATGACAATTTCCTGTATCGCCTGGAACCCGTTATAAAAAGACTGGATGCCCTCGGAGTGAAACACGG